The Paramisgurnus dabryanus chromosome 1, PD_genome_1.1, whole genome shotgun sequence genome includes a window with the following:
- the lrrn3b gene encoding leucine-rich repeat neuronal protein 3 codes for MKDISFADYLLVGLAVTNFVCAADEKVDCPKLCVCEIRPWFSPSSVYMEAPTVDCNDLGLFTLPIKLPADTQVILLQTNNIGKIENPLDYLPNITEIDLSQNNLSSISDVNMGHLPQLLSLHMEENWIRTLPDNSLSQLTNLQELYLNHNLISVISPEAFRGLQSLLRLHLNSNRLQSISSEWFEPLPNLEILMIGENPILSIQNMNFKPLRNLRSLVLTRMNLSQIPDDALVGLDNLESVSFYDNTFSNVPHGALRHLKSLKFLDLNKNPIGRIQRGDFADMLHLKELGINSMPELVSIDSFALNNLPELTKIEATNNPKLSYIHPNAFYRLPRLETLMLNGNALSALHRITVESLPNLREVSMHSNPIRCDCVVRWMNMNKTNIRFMEPDSLFCVEPPEYEGQHVRQVHFREMMEICLPLISSESLPTQISVDTGRSLSLHCRAFAEPEPDIYWVTPSGRRVIPNAVSDRFYMHPEGTLDIYDITEYEAGLYTCVAHNLVGADLKSVSVEVNGYFPQPVNDSLNVSIQSVRTNSVLISWKASHGSLAPNIKWYTTPSANYPTVAFTARVPSDVTMYNLTHLSPATQYKVCLEIHSIHYKHDSRCVDVITKELEQAIKESERWDVALVAAFGVLFIALSVPCFLIYGFMRSRCFYENLRRSPSKMALMSETSQRSPFTRLWVSGKGMPAAVEVKATVINVLDNDF; via the coding sequence ATGAAGGACATATCATTTGCGGATTATTTGCTAGTGGGGCTTGCAGTAACTAACTTTGTTTGTGCTGCAGATGAAAAAGTTGATTGCCCTAAGCTTTGTGTTTGTGAAATCAGACCCTGGTTTTCCCCCAGTTCTGTCTACATGGAGGCTCCTACTGTTGACTGTAATGACCTGGGACTTTTTACACTGCCCATTAAATTGCCAGCTGATACACAAGTCATTTTACTTCAGACCAACAACATTGGTAAGATTGAAAACCCTTTGGATTACCTGCCCAACATCACTGAGATTGATCTCTCACAAAACAACCTGTCCTCGATAAGTGACGTCAACATGGGTCACCTCCCTCAACTACTGTCTCTGCACATGGAAGAAAACTGGATACGCACCCTACCAGACAACAGCCTGTCTCAACTAACCAACCTTCAAGAGCTCTACTTAAATCATAACCTGATTTCCGTCATTTCTCCAGAGGCTTTCCGTGGTCTTCAGAGCTTGCTAAGACTACATCTTAACTCCAACCGGCTTCAGAGTATCAGCAGCGAATGGTTTGAGCCCTTACCGAATTTGGAAATTTTAATGATTGGGGAAAATCCAATTCTGTCTATTCAGAACATGAATTTTAAGCCTCTGAGAAACCTACGAAGTCTGGTCCTTACCAGAATGAACTTGTCACAGATACCAGATGATGCCCTTGTTGGCCTTGATAATCTAGAGAGCGTCTCATTCTATGACAATACATTCTCCAATGTTCCTCATGGTGCTCTCAGGCATCTTAAGAGCCTCAAGTTTTTAGACCTCAACAAGAATCCCATCGGCCGAATTCAAAGGGGCGACTTTGCAGACATGCTCCATCTTAAAGAGCTGGGCATTAATAGCATGCCCGAGTTAGTGTCTATTGATAGTTTTGCCCTCAACAACCTCCCAGAGCTGACTAAAATCGAAGCCACCAACAACCCTAAACTTTCTTACATTCATCCGAATGCTTTCTACAGGCTGCCAAGGCTggaaactttaatgttaaatggtAACGCTTTAAGTGCACTGCACAGGATCACTGTGGAATCTCTTCCGAATCTTCGGGAGGTTAGCATGCACTCTAACCCTATCCGCTGTGACTGTGTTGTGCGGTGGATGAACATGAACAAAACTAACATCCGCTTTATGGAGCCTGATTCCCTGTTCTGCGTGGAGCCCCCGGAGTATGAAGGTCAGCACGTACGGCAGGTTCACTTCAGAGAGATGATGGAGATCTGTCTGCCTCTCATTTCCTCTGAGAGCCTTCCTACACAAATCAGCGTGGATACCGGTAGATCTTTGTCTTTACACTGTCGCGCCTTTGCTGAACCTGAGCCCGACATATACTGGGTGACTCCATCTGGGAGAAGAGTCATCCCAAACGCCGTCTCTGACAGATTCTACATGCACCCAGAAGGCACGCTTGATATCTATGACATCACTGAATATGAGGCCGGATTGTACACTTGTGTGGCACACAATCTTGTTGGGGCAGACCTTAAATCTGTCTCAGTGGAGGTGAATGGGTACTTTCCACAACCTGTTAATGACTCACTGAACGTCAGCATCCAGTCTGTACGAACCAACTCTGTGTTGATTTCCTGGAAAGCCTCACACGGTAGTCTGGCTCCAAACATTAAGTGGTATACAACGCCGAGTGCAAACTATCCAACTGTGGCATTCACAGCTAGGGTGCCATCTGACGTGACTATGTATAATCTTACACATCTTAGCCCTGCCACACAGTACAAAGTCTGTTTGGAGATTCACAGCATCCACTATAAACATGACAGCAGGTGTGTCGACGTCATAACTAAAGAATTAGAACAAGCCATAAAAGAATCAGAGAGGTGGGACGTGGCACTGGTTGCGGCGTTTGGTGTGCTTTTTATTGCGCTCTCGGTGCCTTGCTTTCTGATTTATGGCTTCATGAGGAGCCGCTGCTTTTATGAAAATCTGAGGAGATCTCCATCTAAAATGGCTCTGATGTCTGAGACCAGCCAGCGGTCTCCCTTTACAAGGCTTTGGGTTTCTGGTAAAGGGATGCCAGCTGCCGTTGAGGTCAAAGCCACGGTCATAAACGTTTTGGATAACGACTTTTAA